One Flavobacteriales bacterium genomic window carries:
- a CDS encoding VCBS repeat-containing protein translates to MKRKTISLLVGLFIGGFSIAQTPEFTRVLPPGQTAFENFTDVRYGTTNFTDIDGDNDQDVLITGWSNIGQISELYSNDGNGVFTKVSNTPFTGVRHSSVSFADIDGDNDQDVLITGNNSNNQPISELYTNDGSGVFTKVNNTSFTGVYHSSVSFTDIDGDNDQDVLITGSNNSNVRISELYTNDGNGVFTKVNNTPFISVNVGSVSFVDIDGDNDPDVLITGYSNVGRISELYTNDGNGVFTKVNNTPFAGVGNSSVSFADIDGDNDQDVLIAGISAGGVISELYTNDGNGVFTKVNNTPFTGVFNGSISFADIDGDNDQDVLITGRLDYSNAERISELYSNNGSGEFSKVSNTPFTVVTQSSVSFADIDGDNDQDILITGWSIIGRISELYTNGGNGVFVKVSNKSFTGVNGSSVSFADIDGDNDQDVLITGSSNGERISELYTNDGNGVFAKVNNTPFTGVSSGSVSFADIDGDYDQDVLITGYNSNNQGISEFYTNDGNGVFTKSDSTTFTDVYIGSVSFTDIDGDNDQDVLITGYNSNNQGISELYTNDGNGVFTKVNNTPFTGVSSGSVSFADIDGDDDPDVLITGYSQAGLISELYTNNGNGVFTKSESTPFTDVSGGSVSFADIDGDNDQDVLITGYSNGGPISELYENNGFGEFTKSDSTTFTGVNFSSVSFADIDGDNDQDVLITGYGNGGQVNELYTNDGNGLFAKVDDTPFTGVYIGSVSFADIDGDNDQDVLITGYSNDGSVAELWRNGSATTPSFTCPDSVIFCNSSSYSSFYEYISQVDLGSSSNASSQDYLGFHNYKEDATKHITGSVGQSLPLEIQESGYYANYFLTAYQVYIDWNQDGTYGDAGELAFYGKSYNGVTGNIQIPVSTLPGCYGVRVIASWANYTLPCYNFYYGEVEDYKLNVEAGNGNIPKLMGPQQQLEVAYTEFDNELVTLGNTVLKSGETFEALLRTKETGITTFQITDALGREHKTLDFAHEKGINEVEITTEGLPKGVFFIGNSLSVKALRFVIQ, encoded by the coding sequence ATGAAAAGAAAAACAATTAGCCTATTAGTAGGTTTATTTATCGGTGGTTTTTCCATAGCACAAACACCAGAATTTACAAGAGTATTACCACCTGGACAAACAGCATTCGAGAATTTTACGGATGTGAGGTATGGAACAACCAATTTTACCGATATCGATGGCGATAATGACCAAGATGTTCTGATAACAGGTTGGAGTAATATAGGACAAATAAGTGAGCTTTATAGCAATGATGGAAATGGAGTATTTACTAAGGTAAGTAATACGCCTTTTACGGGTGTTCGCCATAGTTCCGTCTCTTTTGCAGATATTGATGGCGATAATGACCAAGATGTTCTGATAACGGGTAATAATAGTAATAATCAACCAATAAGTGAACTTTATACCAATGATGGAAGTGGAGTATTTACTAAGGTAAACAATACGTCTTTTACAGGTGTTTATCATAGTTCAGTGTCTTTTACGGATATCGATGGCGATAATGACCAAGATGTGCTGATAACAGGTTCTAATAACAGCAATGTACGAATAAGTGAGCTTTATACCAATGATGGAAATGGAGTTTTTACTAAGGTAAATAATACACCTTTTATAAGTGTGAATGTTGGTTCAGTCTCATTTGTAGATATCGATGGTGATAATGATCCCGATGTTCTGATAACGGGTTATAGTAATGTAGGACGAATAAGTGAGCTTTATACCAATGATGGAAATGGAGTATTTACTAAGGTAAACAATACACCATTTGCAGGTGTGGGTAATAGTTCAGTCTCCTTCGCAGATATTGATGGGGATAACGACCAAGATGTTCTGATAGCGGGTATTAGTGCTGGAGGAGTAATAAGTGAGCTCTATACCAATGATGGTAATGGTGTATTTACAAAGGTTAACAATACGCCTTTTACAGGTGTTTTTAATGGTTCAATCTCCTTTGCGGATATCGATGGAGATAATGATCAAGATGTGCTGATAACGGGTAGGCTGGATTATAGTAATGCTGAGCGAATTAGCGAGCTTTATAGCAACAATGGTAGTGGAGAATTTTCCAAAGTAAGCAATACGCCTTTTACAGTCGTTACACAAAGCTCAGTTTCTTTTGCCGATATCGATGGTGATAATGATCAAGATATTTTGATAACGGGTTGGAGTATTATAGGACGAATAAGTGAGCTTTATACCAATGGTGGTAATGGGGTATTTGTCAAGGTAAGCAATAAATCTTTTACAGGTGTTAATGGTAGTTCAGTCTCTTTTGCTGATATCGATGGAGATAATGATCAAGATGTTTTGATAACTGGTTCTAGTAATGGAGAACGAATAAGTGAGCTTTATACCAATGATGGGAATGGAGTATTTGCAAAAGTAAACAATACACCTTTTACGGGTGTCAGTTCGGGTTCAGTCTCTTTTGCGGATATCGATGGTGATTACGATCAAGATGTGTTGATTACGGGATATAATAGTAATAATCAAGGAATAAGTGAGTTTTATACCAATGATGGAAATGGAGTATTTACCAAGTCTGATAGTACCACTTTTACAGATGTGTATATTGGTTCAGTTTCTTTTACCGATATTGATGGTGATAATGACCAAGATGTGTTGATTACGGGATATAATAGTAATAATCAAGGAATAAGTGAGCTTTATACCAATGATGGAAATGGAGTATTTACAAAAGTAAACAATACACCTTTTACGGGTGTCAGTTCGGGTTCAGTCTCTTTTGCCGATATCGATGGAGATGATGACCCAGATGTACTGATAACGGGGTATAGTCAAGCAGGGCTCATAAGTGAGCTTTATACCAATAATGGAAATGGGGTATTTACCAAGTCTGAAAGCACTCCTTTTACGGATGTTAGTGGTGGTTCAGTCTCTTTTGCCGATATTGATGGAGATAATGACCAAGATGTACTGATAACGGGTTATAGTAATGGAGGGCCAATAAGTGAGCTTTATGAAAATAATGGTTTTGGAGAATTCACCAAATCAGACAGCACCACTTTTACGGGTGTTAATTTTAGCTCAGTTTCTTTTGCCGATATCGATGGTGATAATGATCAAGATGTTTTGATAACGGGTTATGGCAATGGAGGACAAGTAAATGAGCTTTATACCAATGATGGAAATGGTTTATTCGCAAAAGTAGACGACACGCCTTTTACAGGTGTTTATATAGGTTCAGTCTCTTTTGCCGATATCGATGGGGATAATGACCAGGATGTGTTAATTACTGGGTATTCTAATGACGGTTCAGTAGCAGAACTATGGAGAAACGGTTCGGCAACGACACCAAGTTTTACCTGCCCAGATTCTGTAATATTTTGTAATTCATCTTCATACTCATCTTTCTATGAATATATCAGCCAAGTGGATTTAGGGTCTAGCTCCAATGCCAGTAGCCAAGATTATCTAGGTTTTCATAATTATAAAGAAGATGCTACTAAGCATATTACAGGTTCGGTAGGGCAAAGCTTACCATTGGAAATCCAAGAAAGTGGATATTATGCCAATTATTTCCTAACGGCTTACCAAGTATATATCGATTGGAACCAAGACGGAACATACGGAGATGCAGGGGAACTGGCTTTCTATGGAAAGAGTTATAACGGAGTTACGGGTAATATTCAAATACCAGTTTCTACTTTGCCTGGATGTTATGGTGTGCGAGTCATCGCCTCTTGGGCAAACTATACCCTACCTTGTTATAATTTCTATTACGGAGAAGTAGAAGACTATAAACTCAACGTGGAAGCAGGAAATGGAAATATTCCAAAACTAATGGGACCACAACAGCAGTTGGAAGTAGCATACACCGAGTTTGATAATGAACTTGTGACTTTAGGAAACACCGTTTTAAAATCAGGTGAAACTTTTGAAGCATTGCTAAGAACCAAAGAAACAGGAATAACAACATTCCAAATCACCGATGCCTTAGGTCGTGAGCACAAAACCTTAGATTTTGCTCACGAAAAAGGAATCAACGAAGTAGAAATCACCACCGAAGGACTACCAAAAGGGGTGTTCTTTATAGGAAACAGTCTTTCGGTAAAAGCATTGAGATTTGTAATTCAGTAG
- a CDS encoding iron-sulfur cluster assembly accessory protein, producing MITITEKAKSRLINLMQEDDMNLQEHFVRVGVTTGGCSGLSYQLDFDREKKENDHLIEVEGIKIVVDKKSVLYLAGTSLNYSGGLNGKGFVFENPNASRTCGCGESFSL from the coding sequence ATGATAACCATAACCGAAAAAGCTAAAAGTAGGCTAATTAATTTGATGCAAGAGGATGATATGAATCTTCAAGAGCATTTTGTTCGTGTAGGTGTCACTACAGGCGGTTGCTCAGGATTATCTTATCAGCTTGATTTTGATAGAGAAAAAAAAGAGAATGACCATTTGATAGAAGTAGAAGGTATCAAAATAGTTGTTGATAAAAAATCGGTACTCTATCTTGCAGGTACCTCATTAAACTATTCAGGAGGATTGAATGGAAAAGGATTTGTTTTCGAAAACCCAAATGCATCCCGCACTTGTGGATGTGGTGAGAGTTTTTCGCTTTAA
- a CDS encoding BspA family leucine-rich repeat surface protein: protein MKKLFVFLGLLLLASQTTRAQQPVSNVSDYFITKWVPTSQNQTINFPFYPETNKSIEIDWDNDGVFDQTVSTHSGVNHSFISMDTITVAVKGKIRYFGYLFSGNLVDRNELVEIAQWGNNKWKSFRFSFAKCHNLKITATDTPDFSELTSLESAFYEASGFNSPVNNWDVSKVERFDGCFYRTKFDQSLSNWNTASAKNMSLMFCNTPFNKPINHFKTSKVENMAFMFSDAKKFNQPINSWNVSEVTDFREMFRSASKFNQSLLGWNTQSATSMKRMFQGALDFNQPISHFDVKNVTSLEYMFSSAKKFNQDLNNWNVGNVTDMTGVFYQTDSFNQDISSWNLSKVENTQSMFGHAKRFNQPIGGWDVSRVKNMNGMFYNATVFNQPLNSWRVDSVTNMSTMFRDATSFNQPLDKWNVSKVENMWFMFLSANAFNQNIGTWRFDAINDSHDLEHFVTYTSISKDYYDKLLMGLFEQRASLPTGVKINVHGKYCYGAGEKDSLISQLNWNINDYGQECPDTTVYFVTTWDLSKSEMDNNDIKLPLIAHTDSSGYDIDWDGDGLFDEFGIKSPVTHTYPNTNGVYTIKVRGAFSLFDNDSLPWQDKEALVSVDQWGSNQWETMKSAFNGCSNLQVLATDAPDLSKVKDLSGMFESARKMNSDISSWDVSNVENMSKLFAYTEAYNQDLNSWDVSNVTNMEKMFEGAKKFNKPLNSWNTSKITSMTGIFRSASDFNQPLDSWDVSRVKNMDFLFQGATKFNQDIGNWKVDSVTSMYGTFGGATNFNKDLNNWNVSNVTKMSGIFRYATSFNQPLNDWDVSNVTDFYEAFAGANSFNKPLNNWDVSNANGLGFMFSGASSFNQPLDSWDVRNAQFFIYMFENCTDFNQSLNSWDLSNAKYMDGMFWGASSFNGNINDWDLAGVIAVANLLNNATSFNQSLENWNFNSSNQIINLDGFINNTAITGDNYDKLLKNLYSQRDSLPSAVPYNIQGTFCHASEERDSLIARGWQIADGGQKCLEMTLVDNNPTCFGASNGSIDTLNVSGQVGAVTLKYISGIDTLLSGENLKAGQYTVLASDEGSKTYRDTIILNQPAKENASFSYTNAEYCQGEEIGTPVVSGVAGGSFSSPTLSGINGTSGYLGNNQSPGTHKVYYTSGGSCPNTDSTVVTILPIKYDTETLNKVADDFLWNGTLFTESVTGFKDTLTSSNGCDSIVTLNLTLTPPFVCPENVSYCNGTSMSTYYEYLSEFKLGTMTNVTTQDMQGYHDYKEDEQKQIESTPGAVLNLSIDESGVFANNFLTAYQIYVDWNQDGTFGDSGELMFQAKNNTAVSGSFQIPTTTQPGCYAVRVIDSWANYVSPCSIFYFGEVEDYKLNVRSSNGVLPKMKPQEPLTIQYTNYDNEIVARGSTLLKVGESFEVFLRTMESGTTTFQITDALGRVYKTLDFAHEKGINEIEITTEGLPKGVFFIGNSLSVKALRFVVQ, encoded by the coding sequence ATGAAAAAACTATTTGTTTTTCTTGGTTTGCTCTTACTTGCAAGTCAAACAACAAGGGCTCAGCAACCTGTTTCAAATGTGTCAGATTATTTTATCACCAAGTGGGTGCCTACAAGCCAAAACCAAACGATAAATTTTCCTTTTTACCCAGAAACTAACAAATCCATTGAGATAGATTGGGATAACGATGGGGTATTTGATCAAACAGTAAGTACTCATAGTGGTGTAAATCATAGTTTTATTTCAATGGATACCATAACTGTTGCAGTAAAAGGAAAAATCCGTTATTTTGGATATCTCTTTTCTGGGAATCTGGTTGATCGTAATGAATTAGTGGAGATTGCTCAATGGGGAAATAATAAGTGGAAAAGTTTCAGATTTTCTTTTGCTAAGTGTCATAATTTGAAAATTACCGCTACCGATACACCAGATTTTTCTGAATTGACCAGTTTAGAAAGTGCTTTTTATGAAGCTTCGGGATTTAATTCACCAGTAAACAATTGGGATGTTTCTAAGGTTGAGCGGTTTGATGGATGCTTTTACCGTACTAAGTTTGATCAATCTTTATCAAATTGGAACACCGCCTCTGCTAAGAATATGTCATTAATGTTTTGTAATACCCCGTTTAATAAACCAATAAACCACTTTAAAACTTCAAAAGTGGAGAATATGGCATTTATGTTTAGTGATGCGAAAAAATTTAATCAGCCAATAAATAGTTGGAATGTTTCAGAGGTAACTGATTTTAGAGAGATGTTTAGAAGTGCTAGTAAATTTAACCAATCGCTATTGGGTTGGAATACGCAAAGTGCTACTAGTATGAAAAGAATGTTTCAGGGAGCATTAGATTTCAATCAACCAATCAGTCATTTTGATGTAAAGAACGTAACAAGTTTAGAGTATATGTTTTCTAGTGCCAAAAAATTCAATCAAGATTTGAATAATTGGAATGTTGGAAATGTAACGGATATGACAGGGGTTTTTTATCAAACAGATTCTTTTAATCAAGATATCAGTAGTTGGAATTTATCCAAAGTTGAAAATACTCAAAGTATGTTTGGACATGCCAAAAGGTTTAATCAACCTATTGGTGGTTGGGATGTCTCAAGAGTAAAGAACATGAATGGAATGTTCTATAATGCCACAGTTTTTAATCAACCTTTAAATAGTTGGAGAGTTGATAGCGTTACCAATATGTCTACAATGTTTAGAGATGCCACATCCTTTAACCAGCCTTTGGACAAATGGAATGTATCCAAGGTCGAAAATATGTGGTTTATGTTTCTGTCAGCCAATGCTTTTAACCAGAACATTGGAACCTGGCGTTTTGATGCCATAAATGATAGTCATGATTTAGAACATTTTGTTACTTATACTTCAATATCGAAGGATTATTATGACAAATTATTAATGGGTCTTTTTGAGCAAAGGGCTTCACTGCCTACTGGGGTAAAGATCAATGTACATGGAAAATATTGTTACGGAGCAGGTGAAAAAGATAGCTTGATTTCTCAGCTCAATTGGAATATTAATGACTATGGACAAGAGTGTCCTGATACAACTGTTTATTTTGTAACCACTTGGGATTTAAGTAAGTCAGAGATGGATAATAATGACATTAAGCTTCCTCTTATTGCTCATACAGACTCCAGTGGCTATGATATTGACTGGGATGGAGATGGTCTTTTTGATGAATTTGGAATAAAGTCACCAGTTACCCACACATATCCTAATACAAACGGGGTTTATACGATTAAGGTAAGAGGGGCTTTCAGTTTGTTTGACAACGATTCACTACCCTGGCAGGATAAAGAAGCATTGGTAAGTGTAGATCAATGGGGAAGCAACCAATGGGAAACAATGAAAAGTGCTTTTAATGGATGTAGTAATCTTCAAGTTCTTGCAACAGATGCTCCAGATCTTTCTAAGGTAAAGGACTTATCTGGGATGTTTGAAAGTGCACGTAAAATGAATTCAGATATATCTTCTTGGGATGTATCCAATGTAGAGAATATGTCTAAGCTCTTTGCCTATACAGAAGCCTATAATCAGGACTTAAATTCTTGGGATGTCTCCAATGTAACCAATATGGAGAAAATGTTTGAAGGAGCCAAGAAATTTAATAAACCCTTAAACTCTTGGAATACTTCAAAGATAACCAGTATGACAGGTATTTTTAGAAGTGCTTCAGATTTTAATCAGCCCTTAGATTCTTGGGATGTATCGAGAGTGAAAAATATGGATTTCTTGTTTCAAGGAGCTACAAAATTTAATCAAGATATTGGCAATTGGAAAGTAGATAGTGTTACAAGTATGTACGGTACTTTTGGAGGAGCAACTAATTTTAATAAAGATCTGAATAACTGGAACGTATCTAATGTGACCAAAATGAGTGGAATTTTTAGGTATGCCACATCTTTTAATCAACCATTAAATGATTGGGATGTGAGTAATGTAACTGACTTCTATGAAGCATTTGCTGGTGCAAATTCTTTTAATAAACCACTCAATAACTGGGATGTAAGTAATGCTAATGGTTTAGGTTTTATGTTTTCTGGAGCGAGCTCTTTTAATCAGCCACTTGATTCTTGGGATGTAAGGAATGCTCAGTTTTTCATCTATATGTTCGAAAACTGTACAGATTTTAATCAATCACTGAACAGTTGGGATCTTTCAAATGCTAAATACATGGATGGAATGTTTTGGGGGGCAAGTTCTTTTAATGGGAATATTAATGATTGGGATTTAGCAGGAGTTATTGCGGTTGCAAATTTGCTAAATAATGCCACATCTTTTAATCAGAGCTTGGAGAATTGGAACTTCAATTCATCTAACCAGATAATAAATTTAGATGGGTTTATAAACAATACTGCCATTACAGGAGATAATTATGATAAATTATTAAAAAACCTTTATTCTCAAAGGGATTCTCTTCCTAGTGCTGTGCCTTATAATATTCAAGGAACTTTTTGTCATGCCAGCGAAGAAAGAGATTCTTTAATTGCAAGAGGTTGGCAAATTGCAGATGGAGGGCAAAAATGTCTTGAAATGACATTGGTGGATAACAATCCTACATGTTTTGGGGCTTCTAACGGATCTATAGATACACTCAATGTGAGTGGGCAAGTAGGTGCGGTTACCCTAAAATATATCTCAGGAATAGACACATTGCTAAGTGGAGAGAATTTAAAAGCAGGACAATATACTGTTTTGGCCTCTGATGAAGGAAGCAAGACTTATAGAGATACAATTATACTGAATCAGCCAGCAAAAGAGAATGCTTCTTTTTCTTATACTAATGCTGAATATTGTCAAGGTGAGGAGATAGGAACACCAGTAGTTTCGGGTGTTGCTGGAGGAAGTTTTTCATCGCCTACGCTTTCAGGTATTAATGGGACTTCAGGATATTTAGGTAATAATCAAAGTCCAGGAACACATAAAGTGTATTATACCTCAGGAGGGAGTTGTCCAAATACAGATAGTACCGTAGTTACCATTTTACCTATTAAATACGATACCGAAACCTTGAATAAAGTTGCGGATGATTTCTTATGGAATGGAACGCTTTTTACAGAATCTGTTACAGGGTTTAAAGACACGCTTACTTCTTCAAATGGTTGTGACAGTATCGTAACTCTTAATTTGACATTAACACCTCCTTTCGTTTGTCCAGAAAATGTGAGTTATTGTAATGGAACCAGTATGTCCACTTATTACGAGTATTTATCAGAATTCAAATTAGGTACTATGACAAATGTTACCACTCAAGATATGCAAGGTTATCATGATTATAAAGAAGATGAGCAAAAACAAATAGAAAGTACTCCTGGAGCAGTCCTTAATTTGTCTATAGACGAATCAGGTGTATTTGCAAATAATTTCCTTACTGCTTATCAAATTTATGTTGATTGGAACCAAGATGGAACTTTTGGAGACTCTGGAGAACTTATGTTTCAAGCCAAGAATAATACGGCAGTAAGCGGAAGTTTTCAAATACCAACAACGACTCAGCCAGGATGCTATGCGGTTAGAGTAATAGACTCGTGGGCAAACTATGTTTCGCCTTGTAGTATTTTCTATTTTGGAGAAGTAGAAGATTATAAATTGAATGTAAGAAGTAGCAATGGCGTTCTCCCTAAAATGAAGCCACAAGAACCACTTACAATCCAGTACACAAATTACGATAATGAAATAGTAGCCAGAGGAAGCACTCTTTTGAAAGTAGGTGAATCATTTGAAGTATTCTTAAGAACGATGGAATCAGGAACGACAACATTCCAAATCACCGATGCCTTAGGTCGTGTATACAAAACCCTAGATTTTGCCCACGAAAAAGGAATCAACGAAATAGAAATCACTACCGAAGGACTACCAAAAGGGGTGTTCTTTATAGGAAACAGCCTTTCGGTAAAAGCATTGAGATTTGTAGTTCAGTAG
- the sufB gene encoding Fe-S cluster assembly protein SufB, with translation MSEEDKLLHEVTTSEYKYGFYTDIESDTIPKGLNEEVIRLISEKKNEPQWLLDWRLKSFKIFQKMEEKQWANVEYEKPNLQDISYYSAPKQKKELESLDEVDPKLLETFEKLGISLEEQKRLSGVAVDIVVDSVSVGTSFKEKLGELGIIFCSISEAIHEHPELVRKYLGTVVPPADNYYAALNSAVFTDGSFCYIPKGVRCPMELSTYFRINQAGTGQFERTLLVCDEGAYVSYLEGCTAPQRDENQLHAAVVELIALDDAEIKYSTVQNWYPGDEKGKGGVFNFVTKRGICYKNSKISWTQVETGSAVTWKYPSCILRGDNAIGEFFSVAVTNNHQQADTGTKMIHVGKNTKSTIISKGISAGHSNASYRGLVKIAKSAENARNFSECDSLLMGDKCGSHTFPYIEVDNKTAMIEHEATTSKIGEEQVFYCNQRGIGEDEAIGLIVNGYCKEVLDQLPMEFAVEARKLLSISLEGSVG, from the coding sequence ATGTCTGAAGAAGACAAATTACTTCACGAGGTAACCACTTCTGAATACAAATATGGTTTTTATACAGATATAGAATCGGATACGATTCCCAAAGGATTGAATGAAGAGGTTATTCGTTTGATTTCTGAAAAGAAAAATGAACCACAATGGTTGCTGGATTGGAGATTGAAATCATTTAAAATCTTCCAAAAAATGGAAGAAAAACAATGGGCAAACGTAGAGTATGAAAAGCCGAATCTTCAAGATATTTCCTATTATTCTGCCCCAAAACAGAAAAAAGAACTAGAAAGTTTGGATGAAGTAGATCCAAAGCTTTTGGAAACTTTTGAAAAACTTGGAATCTCACTAGAAGAACAAAAAAGACTTTCAGGAGTGGCTGTTGATATTGTAGTAGATTCTGTTTCCGTAGGAACTTCTTTTAAGGAAAAACTAGGAGAATTAGGGATTATTTTTTGTTCTATTTCTGAAGCAATACATGAACACCCAGAATTGGTTCGTAAGTATTTAGGAACCGTAGTTCCGCCAGCCGATAACTATTATGCCGCCTTAAATTCGGCAGTATTTACAGACGGATCTTTTTGTTATATACCAAAAGGGGTGAGATGCCCAATGGAACTATCCACCTATTTTAGAATCAACCAAGCAGGAACAGGACAGTTTGAAAGAACACTTCTAGTTTGTGATGAAGGAGCTTATGTTTCATATCTTGAAGGATGTACAGCACCACAAAGAGACGAGAATCAACTTCATGCAGCTGTTGTAGAATTAATTGCCTTGGACGATGCTGAAATCAAATATTCTACTGTTCAAAACTGGTATCCTGGTGACGAAAAAGGAAAAGGAGGCGTATTTAATTTTGTAACCAAAAGAGGAATTTGTTATAAAAACTCCAAGATATCTTGGACACAAGTAGAAACAGGTTCTGCTGTTACATGGAAATATCCATCGTGTATTCTAAGAGGTGATAATGCCATAGGAGAGTTTTTCTCTGTTGCGGTAACCAATAATCATCAACAAGCCGACACGGGTACCAAGATGATTCACGTAGGGAAAAACACCAAATCAACAATTATTTCTAAAGGAATTTCGGCAGGACATTCAAATGCCAGTTACCGAGGATTAGTTAAAATAGCTAAATCAGCGGAAAATGCCAGAAATTTTTCAGAATGTGATTCACTTTTGATGGGAGATAAATGTGGTTCACACACTTTTCCATACATAGAAGTAGATAATAAAACAGCCATGATAGAACACGAAGCCACAACTTCAAAAATTGGAGAGGAGCAAGTGTTTTATTGTAACCAAAGAGGAATTGGAGAGGATGAAGCAATTGGACTTATTGTCAACGGATATTGTAAAGAAGTCCTAGATCAGTTACCAATGGAATTTGCCGTAGAGGCAAGAAAATTACTGAGCATTTCATTAGAAGGATCAGTAGGATAA